Part of the Sodalinema gerasimenkoae IPPAS B-353 genome is shown below.
ATTGCCGATGAAGTTGTCATCCACCATAAACACGGGGCCACGCCAACCCAAGTCATAGAGGCGTTCGAGTTCCCCAATCAGTTGTTGTGGCTCTTTGGTGCGGGGTTTACGACCATAGAGAACGATGATGTCACAAAATTCGCATTGATAGGGGCAACCTCGGGAGAACTGCACGGACATATTGTCGTAAGCGTCCAGTTCTAGCAAGTCGTAGCGAGGAATGGGAGTGTCGGTGACATCGGGTTTGATCTCGGAACGGAAGGTTCCCGAGGTGTCTCCCCGTTCAACGGCTTCGACAAACATGGGGAGGGTGAGTTCTCCCTCATCCAAGATGAGGAAGTCAGCCCCCACGGCTTCTAGTTCTTGGGGTAAGGAGGTGGGGTAGGGACCGCCAACCGCCACGGGTTTCTGGCGACGCTTGGCCTCAGCGACATGGGCGTGCATATCGTCTTTCTGCACAATCATGCCCGAGAGGATGACTAAATCAGCCCAGTCCCATTCCGCTTCGCTAATGTCTCGGATGTTGCAATCAACGAGCTTCAGTTCCCAGCGTTCCGGTAAAATTCCGGCAACGGTGATTAACCCCAAAGGCGGTAGAACGGCTTTGCGCCCTACCAGTTCCATTGCCTTATCGAATGACCAAAAACTTTGTGGAAAACGAGGGTATACTAATAAAACCTGCATAAAAACGGAGTTCCTCAAGGGTTTATGTCAGGCTAACATAGATAACTAATTCTCAACAATTTGCGGGGGACAGTTGATAGCTTGCAGTGGACAGTTGGACAGCTCAAATTTCGTGCCAACAGACCTGAGCCTGCGGAAAACTGACCTTCAGACTCTTATTTGTATTTAACAATGAGGGGGACTGTAACTGACGAAAATGAACCGTCTATCTGTAAAGCACGTCACAATTTTAAACGAGAGTTCGTCAAAATTAAAGAAATCTATGATTTTCTTAATCTTCTGGTGAATCCTCAGGGGGTAACGGCGCTTTGCTTGGTGAGGTTTGTCCTAGTCCGCGTTCTTTGAGAGCATCGGTTAGGGTTGCACAATGGACTGGACAATCAAAATCTTGACCGGTTACGGCATCGGTATAGGTAAAGTCTCGGTACTCTAAACAAAACCGATCCCACGCGGCCATCTGAACGACTCCTAGACGCACCAGACATTCCACCATCACGTCCGTCAGCCAGCGATTGAGGCGAAAGCGAAAGTAAATGCGTTTGTCGAAATAGCGACAGAGTTCACTCACTGCGCGATCGACGGTGTAGGGTTCGGTCCCCAATACATAGTGACGACGTTCTGAGGGAGGGTTCTCTAGCAGATATTTGGTGACTTCGGCGATATCCTGGGCATGAATGAAGTGAAAACTGCCCTCAACACTGATAAAGCGAGCGAGATTGAGCCACTTGCTGACTTCAGGGAGGCCCGCAGAGACGTGGGAGTAGGGTTTGTTCTCATCTCCCCCTAAGACAATGGTGGGAAAGAGAACCGTCAGGCGATCGGCAATGGGCATCCGGTGCAGTTGATTGAGACAATCATACTTAGAGCGGATATAGTCGGTTCCCATGTGGGCTGCCGCGCGCAGAATCTCGCTGTTGCGATCGAGGATACTGGCGGTGGAGAAGTAAATCACCTGTTCACAGGTCTCCTGATCCAGGAGGTGCATCAGCATACAGGTTTTGGTGACATTGATGTCAAAGGTTTCTTTAGAGCCTCCCCAGGCAGCAGCGGTGAGAATGGCGCAGTTAATGGTTTCTAGAACCTCTCGGAACTGATGAATGTCTCGTAAGTCCCCCTCCAAGATATGAATCCCCGATCGCCGCTCTAGATCTAGGTTCAGCTTTTGGCGATCGCGAACAAACAAATACAGTTCACAATCACTCTGAGCGATCAGGGTTTCAGCGATATAGTGACCGATACAGCCACTCGCTCCGGTGAGGAGGACTCGTTTCATCAGCAAGCATTAAGGGTGGAGAAACGACAGGAAGAATCAGCGTAGTATCGCTGGGAAGTCGGCTGGCCCGGGCCACGGCGGCCCGGTTCAGCGGCGTTACATCACGTCAAGCCGTCGCCAATAGCTGATCGGCCTGTTTGGCGGTTTCAAAGAAGAACGCCACATTTTCCTCGGGGGTATTCGGGAGAACACCGTGACCTAAGTTTAGGATATGACCCCGGTTACCAGCC
Proteins encoded:
- a CDS encoding NAD-dependent epimerase/dehydratase family protein, translated to MKRVLLTGASGCIGHYIAETLIAQSDCELYLFVRDRQKLNLDLERRSGIHILEGDLRDIHQFREVLETINCAILTAAAWGGSKETFDINVTKTCMLMHLLDQETCEQVIYFSTASILDRNSEILRAAAHMGTDYIRSKYDCLNQLHRMPIADRLTVLFPTIVLGGDENKPYSHVSAGLPEVSKWLNLARFISVEGSFHFIHAQDIAEVTKYLLENPPSERRHYVLGTEPYTVDRAVSELCRYFDKRIYFRFRLNRWLTDVMVECLVRLGVVQMAAWDRFCLEYRDFTYTDAVTGQDFDCPVHCATLTDALKERGLGQTSPSKAPLPPEDSPED